Proteins from one Bos taurus isolate L1 Dominette 01449 registration number 42190680 breed Hereford chromosome 7, ARS-UCD2.0, whole genome shotgun sequence genomic window:
- the OR7A99 gene encoding olfactory receptor family 7 subfamily A member 99, with translation MELENNTQIPKFLLLEFSEEPELQPLIFAIFLSMYLITLFGNLLIILLVSSDSHLHTPMYFFLSNLSFVDICFTSTTIPNMLWNIQTQSKVITYEACVTQMYFYIFFAGLDDILLSVMAYDRYMAICQPLQYMVIMSPRLCGLLMLLSWIMSIMYSLLHSSMVLRLSFCSNLEIHHFFCEVNQVIQLSCSDTFLNKIVIYFSTSLFGGCPFAGIIYSYSKIVSSITGISSAQGKYKAFSTCASHLSVVSLFYCTVLGVYFSLAVAHRSHTNATASVMYTVVMPMLNPFIYSLRNKDIKSSLKRFYLGMPGITLPVT, from the coding sequence ATGGAACTGGAGAACAATACACAAATTCCAAAATTTCTTCTTCTGGAATTTTCAGAGGAACCAGAACTGCAGCCCCTCATATTTGCGATTTTCCTCTCCATGTACCTGATCACTCTGTTTGGaaacctgctcatcatcctgCTTGTCAGCTCagactcccacctccacacccccatgtacttcttcctctccaacctgtcctttGTAGACATATGCTTCACATCCACCACCATCCCAAATATGCTGTGGAACATCCAGACACAGAGCAAAGTTATCACCTATGAAGCTTGTGTCACCCAGATGTATTTTTACATATTCTTTGCAGGATTAGATGACATTCTCCTGTCTGTGATGGCCTATGATCGGTATATGGCCATTTGCCAACCCCTGCAGTACATGGTCATCATGAGCCCCCGGCTCTGTGGACTGCTGATGCTTCTGTCCTGGATAATGAGTATCATGTATTCCTTGTTACACAGTTCGATGGTGTTGCGATTGTCCTTCTGTTCAAACTTGGAAATCCACCACTTTTTCTGTGAAGTCAACCAGGTGATACAACTTTCTTGTTCTGACACTTTTCTCAATAAGATAGTGATCTATTTTTCAACTTCTCTCTTTGGTGGTTGCCCTTTTGCTGGCATAATCTACTCTTATTCTAAAATAGTTTCCTCCATAACTGGAATCTCATCAGCTCAGGGGAAGTATAAAGCATTTTCCACCTGTGCATCTCACCTCTCAGTTGTCTCCTTATTTTATTGTACAGTCTTAGGAGTGTACTTTAGCCTTGCTGTTGCACACCGCTCACACACAAATGCAACAGCCTCagtgatgtacactgtggtcaTGCCCATGCTGAATCCCTTCATCTACAGTCTGAGGAACAAAGACATAAAGAGCTCTCTGAAGAGATTCTATTTGGGGATGCCAGGTATAACATTGCCAGTTACATGA